The region GCGCGTGGAGCATCACAAGGTCCCCATCGTCGCGGGCATATGGCCGCTGGTGAGCGTGCGCAATGCCGAGTTCATGAAGAACGAGCTGGGCGTCTCCGTGCCGGATGCGATCGTGGAGCGCATGGCGCGCTGCGCCAACGCTGAGGCCGCCCGCGCCGAAGGTATCGCGATCGCGCGCGAGATGCTGGTGCGCATCCGTGGGGTGGTGCAGGGCGCGCAGATATCCGCGCCTCTGGGACGTTACTCGGCGGCGGTGGACGTGCTGGAAGCCCTGGGCTCTTCGCAGCGGGCGTCGGTGTAGCGGATGGCGTGATGCCAGATTGCACAATTGGCTAGCTTTTCACGTGACGAGTCCAGCATCGACTCACGATTTTCTTCAAGTGGAAATTTTTTCGGGTTAAAATCCCCACGGAGCAGGTGACTTGCCCAAGTTTGAGGAGTGCCTTCAGCGTTTGGAAAAGATCGTGAACGAGCTCGAGAAGGGAGACCTTCCGCTCGAGAAAGCGCTCACGCTTTTTGAAGAAGGCATCCAGCTCTCCAACTCCTGCCGCAAGGAATTGGAGACGGCCGAGGGCAAGGTGGAGATCCTGCTCAAGCAGAATGGAAAGCTTCAGCCTGAGCCTTTCGACACTCTGGGCGATAAGACACAGGCCAAACGATAACCACCGCGCCGCACTGTGCGCTGCGCCTCCGCCGCCGGACATAGAGACGAACAACAGACCGGCACAAGGTGCGTTATGAAGCCATTGACCGTGGTCGTCGCGCAAAGCGACCCCAAGTCCGCCGAGACCCTGGCCGCCTCCCTGCACACTCACTTCAAAGCTGTCCACATCGCGCGCACCCTCGAAGAAGTGCTCGCGTCCGTGCCCAAACACCGCGCTGACCTGCTGGTGATCGACCTCGAGATGGCATCGCTGCCGGAGGTGGAGCTGCTGCGCCGCGAGCTGCCCGCAACCGCGGTGGTGTGCACGCATCGCCTGGCCGACGAAGAGCTGTGGACGCGCGCCCTCGCCGCCGGCGCGCTCGATTGCTGCCATACGTCGGATGTCCGCGGCATCGTGCTCGCTGCCGACAGTAAGCACGCCATGGCGCGCGGCAGTGCCGCTTAGTCAACTTCGTTTGGGATAGGCGTGGGCACACGCTCGCGCCTTTCTTCTGCCCGCACGCATGCCCGCGGGCTAGTGGCGGCGCCACATTCTTCGGCTATACTTCTCAGCCATCCATGCTCAAGGAAGTCTTGGAACAAGGCCAGCGTCTGACAGACGTGGCACTCGAACGCCTGCTGCCGGAGGGAACGACCGCGCCCGCCTCCATCCACCAGGCGATGCGGCACAGCGTGTTCGCGGGCGGCAAACGCCTGCGGCCCATCCTGGCCATGGAGGCCGCGCGCGTGGTCACGGGCACGCTGCCGGAAGGCGTGGAGGAGCTCGGGTCCGCACTCGAGATGCTGCACACCTACTCGCTCATCCACGACGACCTGCCCGCCCTCGACAACGACGACCTGCGCCGCGGCAAGCCGACCTGCCATAAAGTCTACGGTGAGGCCATCGCCATCCTCGCGGGCGACGCGCTGCAGACCTACGCCTACGAAGTGCTGAGCAAGCTGAAGTGCCCAGCCGAGGCGCGCGTGCGCATCATCTTCGAGACCGCGCGCGCCACCGGCACGGTGAATGGCATGATCGGCGGCCAGGTCATGGACCTCGAAGCCGAACGCACCCTGCCCGGGTCTTCGACCATGAAGCTGATCCACGAGTCGAAGACGGGCGCGCTCATCACGGCGGCGCTGGTCACCGGCGCCATCTACGCCGGCGCTGCACCCGAGCAGGAGCAGGCGCTGCGAACGTTCGGCAAGTGCGTGGGCCTGGCCTTCCAGATCATCGACGACGTGCTCGACGTGACGCAGTCTTCCGAGCAGTTGGGCAAGACCGCCGGCAAAGATAAGTCGTCGCAGAAGGCGACGTATCCGGCGCTGTTCGGCATCGACGAGTCCCTGGTGCAGGCGGAGTCGCTCATCGGGCGCGGCGAGCGCGCGCTGGCACTCTTTGGTGAGCGTGGCGAGACGCTGAAGCAGCTGGCGAACTTCCTGGTCGAGCGCAAGAAGTAAGCCTAAAGGTTGCGACCGTCGAACCTGCCGCGTACTCTAACCCTCCGATATGAGTACACCGTTAGACGTCCTGGCGATCGCCGCGCATCGCGATGATGTGGAGCAGACCTGCGGCGGCACCATGCTGAAGATGGCGGAGAAGGGCCAGCGCACTGGCATCCTCGACCTCACGCGCGGCGAGATGGGGACACGCGGCACCGCCGCCGAGCGCGAAGCGGAGGCCGCCGCCGCCGCTCGCATCCTGAAGGTCGCGTGGCGGCAGGCGCTCGATATCCCAGACGCGCGCGTCGAGAACACCTGGGAGAACCGCCTAAAGGTCGCGCGTGTGATCCGCGAGACGCGCCCGCGCGTGGTCGTCCTGCCTTATTGGAAGGGGCGTCATCCCGACCACTACACTTGCTCGACGCTGGGATATGAAGCCTGCTTCCTCGCCGGTCTGACCAAGCTCGAGCTCGAAGGCAAGCCGCATCGTCCGTTCAAGATCGTGTACGCCACGCTCTACTACGACATCCGGCCAACGTTCGTGGTGGACATCAGCGCGCAGTTCGAGGCCCGCCTCAAGGCGGTGTACGCTTACACCTCGCAGTTCACCGACCAGGAAGCCGGCGCCGCAGACTTCCCTGCCCAGGCGGAGATACGCGACCGCGTCGCGGCGATGGCGAGTTTTTATGGGACGTTGGCGGGCGTGAAGTACGCCGAGCCCTTCCTGCAAAAAGAAGTGGATCTGGTGGAAGACCTGACCGCGATCCCAGTGAAATCGATCTAGGAGACACACCTGGAGGGAGCCTTCAACCCGCACAACCTTTGTGCTTCCAGCACCTGGCTAAAAATCGTCTTGTAGACCATCACTTTTTCAAAATAATGAGTGACAATCAGGGCCGAGCTGGAGAGAGGTCAACAGAAGAGGCGCCGAAATGAGCCCCGCACAAAACGCCGAATGGCAGGACCTGGGCCTGGCGAAGGACTTTGAGCAGAAACCCGTGACCGAGGTGCATCTCGGAAAGACTGCGATCGCCATTACCTGCCGCAACGGCGAATTCGGCGCCATCTCCGGAGTTTGCAATCACGCGGGCGGCCCGCTCGGGCAAGGCACGCTGGACGGCGACTACGTGGTCTGTCCCTGGCACCACTACAAGTTCCACTGGCGTACCGGCGAAGGCGAGCCCGGCTTCGAGGCCGACCGCGTCCCCAGCTACGAAGTCCGTGTGGAGGGCGGGCGGCTCCTACTGGGCACCAAGCCCGTGACCACGCGCAACAAGCTGCCGCATGATCCCTATCCGCTGGCCCGCCCCATCCGGCGCGAAGCAGGCCCGGTGCGAGTGGTGGGCATCTCCACCACCGTCATGGACCGCCAGTTTCCACGGGTCTCGACCTCCGAAGTATTGCTTCAGGCGGCGCTCGATCACGCGGCGCAGGAGCTGGGCTGCGGCACCCGCCTGCTGAAGCTCGACAGCCTCAAGTTCCGTAACTGCGAGGGCTATTACTCCAAGAGCGCCCACGCCTGCACCTGGCCCTGCTCCATCACCCAGATGGATCCTGCGGACCAGATGGACCAGGTGTATGAAGCGCTGGTGCATTGGGCGGACGTGGTGCTGCTGGCCACGCCCATCCGTTGGGGCTCCGCCAGCTCCCTGTACTACAAGATGGCGGAGCGGCTGAACTGCGTGCAGAACCAGATAACCATCCGCGACAACGCGCTCATCCGCAACAAGGTCGCTGCCTTCCTCATCATCGGAGGGCAAGACAACATCCAGGGAGTAGCCGGGCAGTTACTGGGCTTCTTCTCCGAGCTGGGTTTCCACTTCCCGCAGTTCCCCTACATCGCGCATTCGCGGGGCTGGTCGGCGGAGGACATGGAAAACAACGTTGTCTTCGTCGAGCACAGCGAGGAGTTGCGCAGCGGCGCCCGCGCTCTGGCGGGTCGCTCCGTGGAACTCGCGCAGACGCTGATCGCGGAAGGCGCGGACTCCGCAAAGGTGAGTCGCCCGGGAAGGAAGGCCTACAGGCTGGCGGACGAGAGTGCTTCCTGAGACTCTGAACTACGCCTTCATCGCCACCGCGACGCCGTCCCGGAGCGGGATGATGGTGGTGAACACGTCCTTCGACGCGTAGAGCATGCGGTTGAACTCGGCGACGGCGCGTGACTGCTCATCCTGCGGATCGACCACTCGTCCACTCCACAGCGCATTGTCAGTGATGAAGAGCCCGCCGGGACGCACGCGCGGCACGGCGAGCTTGAAGACACGCGGGTAATCTTCTTTGTCCACGTCGTTGAAGATGACGTCGTAGCTTGCCGGGCGCTGCTCGCTCAGGATCTCGAGCGCGTCGCCGATGCGGATGTCGACGCGGTCGGCCACGCCGGCGCGTTCGAAGTATCCGCGCGCTTCGTCGGCATTCTTCTTGTCGCTGTCGGTATAGACCACGCGCCCGCCCTCGCCCACCGCCCGCGCCCACCAGATGGTGGAGTATCCGATGGCCGAACCGGCTTCGAAGACGGTCTTCGCGTTCACCATGCGCGCAAGCTGATAGAGCAGGCGCCCGACCGCCGGACCGACGATGGGAATATCGCGCTGCTTGGCCTGCTCTTCCATCGCGCGCAGGACTTCATCGCGCTCCGGCAGGATCTGGTAGAGGTACTGCTCGACTTTTTCGCCGGTGATCTCGCTCATGTCAGATCGTTCTCATCAGACCGTTTGGCCGGGCTTCATCTCGAAGACCTCGATGCCCATGCCCTCGACCAACTTTTGTAAGTCTGCAGGCTTCCCCTTCAGCGCGGGGAAGGTGCCGAAGTGCATGGGGATGACCGTCTTCGGGCGCAATAATCCGCACGCGTATGCGGCCTCTTTCGGCGCCATGGTGAACTGGTCGCCGATGGGCAGCAACACGATCTCCGGGTGATAGAGGTCGTGGATGATGTGCATGTCGCCGAAGACGTTGGTGTCGCCGGCGTGATACAGCTTCACGCCGTTCTCGAACCCGATGACGTATCCGACCGCTTCGCCACTGTAGACGATGGAACCATCTTCTTCCTGGATGCCGCAGGAGTGGTCGGCGTGGACCATGGTGACAAGGATGTCACCGACCATCTGCGTCCCGCCCTTGTTCATCGGCGCAACATTCTTCGCGCCCTTCTTCTGCATCCACATGCAAAGCTCGAAGACGCCGACGACGGTGGGCTGGTACTTCTTCGCCAGCGCGACGGCGTCGCCGATGTGGTCGAAATGCCCGTGCGTGAGCAGCATGGAGTCAAAGGCGGGCTGGTCTTTGTGCTCGTCTGGCGTGGCCGGATTCTCCTTCACCCAGGGGTCGATGAGGAACGACTTGCCGGCCGGCGTCTCGACGCGAAAGCACGCGTGGCCGAGCCAGGTCAGCTTGATGCCTTGCAGGTCCATCTAGTTCCCTGCTTCTTTCCATCCGCGCCATCCGCCGATGAGCGAGATGGGGTTCTTGAAGCCCATTTTCTTGAGCGTTTGGGCGGCGAGCGCCGAGCGGCTGCCGCCGCCACAGTAGCACACGATCTTGGCGTTCTTGTCGGTGGTGGCCTGGTCGATATCGAGCTCGAGCCGGCCGCGCGTCATAGGAATGGCACCGGCGATGATGCCGCGGGCGTGCTCATCGGGCTCGCGCACATCGAGCAGCACGAACGGCTCGCCGGACTTCTGCAAGCGCTTCAGTTCGTCGGCGTCGATCTCGGTGATCTCTTTCTTGGCTTCGTCCACCAGCATCTTGAATTCGGGCAGCGTCATGCGGGAATACCCTCCGGGCAGGAAACCCAGCATTCTAGTCGCTTGGGTTGCGACGTGTCATGCCCTTGCGGGATGGCGGGGCTGATTGCCGCCTGCCCTCGCGGATGCTACGATTCCTAGTTTTCCAACCGCATCTGTTTTGGTCCGGCACGACCCATCATCCGCTCTACCTCTTTTCGGAGGCACTATGGCGATCAAGGTTGGCATCAACGGCTTCGGGCGCATCGGGCGCAACATCTTGCGCACCGCCATCGGCGACAAAGAGCTCGAATTCGTGGCGGTCAACGATCTTACCGATCCGAACACGCTGGCACACCTGCTGAAGTACGACTCTGTCCTCGGCAACCTGCACCACGACGTCAAGGCCGAGGCCGATTCCATCTCCATCGACGGCAAGAAGGTACGGGTGTTCAGCGAGAAAGATCCCGCCGCGATCAAGTGGGAAGAGGTAGGCGCGCAGGTCGTGATCGAGTCCACCGGACGCTTCACCAAAGCCGAGGACGCGAAGAAGCATCTGCGCGGCCCGGTGAAG is a window of Acidobacteriota bacterium DNA encoding:
- a CDS encoding exodeoxyribonuclease VII small subunit; the encoded protein is MPKFEECLQRLEKIVNELEKGDLPLEKALTLFEEGIQLSNSCRKELETAEGKVEILLKQNGKLQPEPFDTLGDKTQAKR
- a CDS encoding polyprenyl synthetase family protein, whose amino-acid sequence is MLKEVLEQGQRLTDVALERLLPEGTTAPASIHQAMRHSVFAGGKRLRPILAMEAARVVTGTLPEGVEELGSALEMLHTYSLIHDDLPALDNDDLRRGKPTCHKVYGEAIAILAGDALQTYAYEVLSKLKCPAEARVRIIFETARATGTVNGMIGGQVMDLEAERTLPGSSTMKLIHESKTGALITAALVTGAIYAGAAPEQEQALRTFGKCVGLAFQIIDDVLDVTQSSEQLGKTAGKDKSSQKATYPALFGIDESLVQAESLIGRGERALALFGERGETLKQLANFLVERKK
- the bshB1 gene encoding bacillithiol biosynthesis deacetylase BshB1 gives rise to the protein MSTPLDVLAIAAHRDDVEQTCGGTMLKMAEKGQRTGILDLTRGEMGTRGTAAEREAEAAAAARILKVAWRQALDIPDARVENTWENRLKVARVIRETRPRVVVLPYWKGRHPDHYTCSTLGYEACFLAGLTKLELEGKPHRPFKIVYATLYYDIRPTFVVDISAQFEARLKAVYAYTSQFTDQEAGAADFPAQAEIRDRVAAMASFYGTLAGVKYAEPFLQKEVDLVEDLTAIPVKSI
- a CDS encoding NAD(P)H-dependent oxidoreductase; this encodes MSPAQNAEWQDLGLAKDFEQKPVTEVHLGKTAIAITCRNGEFGAISGVCNHAGGPLGQGTLDGDYVVCPWHHYKFHWRTGEGEPGFEADRVPSYEVRVEGGRLLLGTKPVTTRNKLPHDPYPLARPIRREAGPVRVVGISTTVMDRQFPRVSTSEVLLQAALDHAAQELGCGTRLLKLDSLKFRNCEGYYSKSAHACTWPCSITQMDPADQMDQVYEALVHWADVVLLATPIRWGSASSLYYKMAERLNCVQNQITIRDNALIRNKVAAFLIIGGQDNIQGVAGQLLGFFSELGFHFPQFPYIAHSRGWSAEDMENNVVFVEHSEELRSGARALAGRSVELAQTLIAEGADSAKVSRPGRKAYRLADESAS
- a CDS encoding O-methyltransferase codes for the protein MSEITGEKVEQYLYQILPERDEVLRAMEEQAKQRDIPIVGPAVGRLLYQLARMVNAKTVFEAGSAIGYSTIWWARAVGEGGRVVYTDSDKKNADEARGYFERAGVADRVDIRIGDALEILSEQRPASYDVIFNDVDKEDYPRVFKLAVPRVRPGGLFITDNALWSGRVVDPQDEQSRAVAEFNRMLYASKDVFTTIIPLRDGVAVAMKA
- a CDS encoding metal-dependent hydrolase → MDLQGIKLTWLGHACFRVETPAGKSFLIDPWVKENPATPDEHKDQPAFDSMLLTHGHFDHIGDAVALAKKYQPTVVGVFELCMWMQKKGAKNVAPMNKGGTQMVGDILVTMVHADHSCGIQEEDGSIVYSGEAVGYVIGFENGVKLYHAGDTNVFGDMHIIHDLYHPEIVLLPIGDQFTMAPKEAAYACGLLRPKTVIPMHFGTFPALKGKPADLQKLVEGMGIEVFEMKPGQTV
- a CDS encoding rhodanese-like domain-containing protein, encoding MTLPEFKMLVDEAKKEITEIDADELKRLQKSGEPFVLLDVREPDEHARGIIAGAIPMTRGRLELDIDQATTDKNAKIVCYCGGGSRSALAAQTLKKMGFKNPISLIGGWRGWKEAGN